From a region of the Malania oleifera isolate guangnan ecotype guangnan chromosome 12, ASM2987363v1, whole genome shotgun sequence genome:
- the LOC131144963 gene encoding protein kinase PINOID — MLEHLRDSGGERISREILNSSQSSSMSSESSFSRLSFDATVELSPSTHLPENLAPKPHQASDSAYEAIRSASVCRKTGLGFRDFELVRQIGSGDIGKVYLCRLRSSGEESRVYAMKVVDKEALALKKKSHRAEMEKKILKMVDHPFLPSLYAHFEDSHFSCIVMEFCSGGDLHNLRHKLPQKRFSLSSARFYAAEVLVALEYLHMLGIIYRDLKPENVLVRSDGHIMLSDFDLSLCSSAIPAIEGPDTSPNTLTHAAPRSTRPHAIPLSCLSNRLFRSRKVQTSSSSRLFVAEPVAARSFSFVGTHEYVAPEVASGRPHGNAVDWWAFGIFIYEMIYGRTPFSGVSNEATLRNIVKMPLTFPNAMQAQACEGEHHARSLLTRLLDKDPNTRLGSKRGAAEVKTHPFFVGLNFALVRSLAPPEIPGLRRLRTTSSYRGRSSTSRRRSTAFDYF; from the exons ATGTTAGAACATCTTCGCGATTCAGGCGGCGAAAGAATTAGTCGGGAAATTTTAAATTCAAGTCAGAGTTCATCAATGAGCAGCGAGAGCAGTTTCAGCCGTCTCTCATTCGACGCCACGGTCGAGCTCTCGCCGTCCACCCACTTGCCGGAAAATCTGGCGCCGAAGCCTCATCAGGCGTCGGACTCTGCCTACGAAGCGATTCGCTCGGCCTCTGTTTGCCGGAAAACAGGGCTGGGTTTCAGGGACTTCGAGCTGGTGCGGCAGATCGGGAGCGGCGATATCGGGAAGGTGTACCTGTGCCGGCTCCGGAGCTCCGGCGAGGAAAGTCGGGTTTATGCTATGAAAGTGGTGGATAAGGAGGCTCTGGCATTGAAGAAGAAGAGTCATAGGGCGGAGATGGAgaagaaaatattgaagatgGTGGATCATCCTTTCTTGCCTAGTTTATATGCTCATTTTGAAGATTCGCATTTCTCCTGTATAGTTATGGAGTTTTGTTCTGGTGGCGACTTGCATAACCTTAGACACAAGCTGCCTCAGAAACGTTTTTCTCTGAGCTCCGCAAG GTTTTATGCGGCAGAGGTTCTGGTAGCCCTGGAGTACCTCCACATGCTGGGAATCATCTACAGAGACCTAAAGCCCGAAAACGTACTAGTCAGATCGGACGGTCACATCATGCTCTCGGACTTTGACCTATCCCTATGCTCCAGCGCGATCCCAGCCATTGAAGGCCCTGACACCTCTCCAAACACGCTGACCCATGCGGCCCCACGCAGCACCCGCCCACATGCGATCCCTCTCTCCTGCCTCTCCAACCGGCTGTTCCGGTCGCGGAAGGTGCAAACGTCGTCCAGCAGCCGGCTGTTCGTGGCGGAGCCGGTAGCCGCTCGGTCATTCTCCTTCGTTGGGACCCATGAGTATGTGGCCCCGGAAGTGGCCTCGGGTCGGCCCCACGGTAACGCCGTGGACTGGTGGGCCTTCGGAATCTTCATCTACGAGATGATCTACGGACGGACGCCTTTCTCCGGCGTATCCAACGAGGCGACGCTGCGAAATATCGTAAAAATGCCCTTAACATTCCCCAATGCCATGCAAGCCCAAGCATGCGAAGGTGAGCACCACGCGCGGAGCCTTTTGACCCGGTTGCTGGATAAGGACCCGAATACGCGACTCGGGTCAAAGCGCGGAGCGGCCGAAGTCAAAACCCACCCGTTCTTCGTAGGCCTTAATTTTGCTCTTGTACGGTCGCTGGCGCCGCCCGAGATTCCGGGCCTCAGACGACTCAGAACGACGTCATCCTACCGCGGGAGGAGTAGTACAAGTAGGAGACGATCTACGGCGTTCGATTACTTTTAA